A single window of Pontibacillus chungwhensis DNA harbors:
- a CDS encoding ABC transporter ATP-binding protein, producing MKSLLHIQDLVGGYTHKNVLHGISFDIQPGEIVGLIGLNGAGKSTTIKHIIGLMQPKQGAVTVNGKTFQEDPDGYRSQFSYIPEMPILYEELTLREHLRLTAMAYGLTEDVFEKRLQPLLKEFRLEKKLDFFPVHFSKGMRQKVMIMCAFLVEPSLYIVDEPFVGLDPLGIQSYLQLMNEMKDQGAGVLMSTHILATAERYCDRFVILHDGEIRAKGTLEELRKSFSMPDATLDDLYVQLTKEEDHA from the coding sequence ATGAAATCACTATTACATATTCAAGATCTTGTAGGTGGATACACGCACAAAAACGTTTTGCACGGCATTTCATTTGATATACAGCCGGGTGAAATTGTTGGCTTAATCGGACTAAATGGAGCCGGTAAGAGTACAACGATTAAACATATTATTGGACTCATGCAACCGAAACAGGGGGCCGTCACTGTAAATGGGAAGACGTTTCAGGAAGACCCAGATGGGTATAGGAGTCAGTTCTCCTATATTCCGGAGATGCCCATTTTATATGAGGAGTTAACGCTTAGAGAACACCTTCGTCTGACCGCGATGGCATATGGGTTAACAGAAGATGTTTTTGAAAAGCGCTTACAGCCCTTGTTGAAGGAATTTCGTCTGGAGAAAAAATTAGATTTTTTCCCTGTTCATTTCTCAAAAGGAATGCGACAAAAGGTCATGATTATGTGTGCCTTTTTAGTCGAGCCTTCTTTATACATCGTGGATGAACCTTTTGTTGGTTTGGATCCGTTAGGGATTCAATCGTATCTTCAGTTAATGAACGAGATGAAAGACCAGGGTGCAGGTGTGCTGATGTCGACACATATTCTAGCCACAGCGGAACGCTATTGTGATCGGTTTGTGATTTTGCACGACGGAGAAATTCGGGCCAAAGGGACCCTTGAAGAACTGCGGAAATCTTTCTCTATGCCAGATGCGACGTTGGATGACTTATACGTGCAGTTAACAAAGGAAGAAGATCATGCTTAA
- a CDS encoding ABC transporter permease, with protein MLKIEPQKLWRGRLDSHTKEMGRYLRLMFNDHFSFAMFFFLAGMTYNYQQWLATLDAGFPTALVMGVVFAALLTYSPIRTFLREADLVFLLPAEHRLSSFFRSGIVYSFCLQVFGLFFVVVAFGPLYFTTYSDREISAFVLFGIVILILKAWNTLSHWWELNSRVGWSGYVDPVLRFLLNGLTIYFFVQGNWIFAGVTTILLFGLMMYDYSLAKKRKGIAWDVLIQKDQQRMQVFYRIANMFTDVPHLKNSVKKRHWLVRLIKNPIPFKSDKTFDYLYRITFIRSSDYLGLYIRLLLIAGAFVYFVPNVWMKLAFGFLFIYLSGFQMVTLWQHHREVLWLDLYPLRIESRRKALTKWLFQLLIVKTALLGVIFLVLGNLLGLAIVWIGGALFSYYLSHMYLTKRLT; from the coding sequence ATGCTTAAAATTGAACCTCAAAAGCTGTGGCGAGGGCGACTTGATTCTCATACGAAAGAGATGGGTCGCTATTTACGGTTAATGTTTAACGATCATTTTTCTTTTGCAATGTTCTTCTTTTTAGCAGGGATGACATATAACTACCAACAATGGTTAGCCACGTTAGATGCTGGTTTTCCAACAGCTCTCGTAATGGGGGTTGTCTTTGCAGCCTTACTAACGTACAGTCCGATCCGTACGTTTTTACGGGAAGCCGATTTAGTCTTTTTACTTCCTGCGGAGCACCGTTTATCAAGCTTTTTTAGGAGCGGCATTGTGTATAGCTTCTGTTTACAGGTGTTTGGACTGTTCTTTGTGGTGGTTGCTTTTGGGCCGTTGTACTTCACAACCTATTCAGATAGGGAGATATCGGCCTTTGTCCTATTCGGCATTGTCATTCTCATTCTAAAGGCATGGAACACGCTGTCTCATTGGTGGGAATTGAATAGTCGAGTGGGATGGAGTGGCTATGTTGATCCTGTCCTTCGTTTTCTCTTAAATGGATTGACGATCTATTTCTTTGTGCAAGGAAATTGGATCTTTGCGGGCGTGACAACCATTCTGTTATTCGGGTTGATGATGTATGATTACAGCTTGGCGAAGAAACGAAAAGGAATTGCATGGGATGTATTGATTCAAAAGGATCAGCAGCGTATGCAAGTGTTTTACCGAATTGCCAATATGTTTACGGATGTTCCTCACTTGAAAAATAGTGTGAAGAAGCGCCATTGGCTCGTTCGTTTGATTAAAAATCCAATTCCGTTCAAAAGCGATAAGACGTTTGACTATCTATACAGAATTACGTTCATCAGAAGTAGTGATTACCTTGGGTTATATATCCGTCTTCTTTTAATCGCGGGAGCGTTTGTTTATTTTGTTCCAAATGTCTGGATGAAACTTGCGTTTGGTTTCTTGTTCATTTATTTAAGCGGATTCCAGATGGTGACCCTTTGGCAGCATCATCGAGAGGTGTTATGGCTCGATCTTTATCCGCTGCGAATTGAATCAAGGAGAAAAGCGTTGACGAAATGGTTATTCCAACTACTGATTGTGAAAACCGCATTATTAGGCGTGATTTTCCTTGTTCTAGGGAACCTGCTAGGTCTAGCAATCGTATGGATTGGTGGGGCTTTATTCAGTTACTATTTGTCACATATGTATTTAACAAAGCGATTAACGTAA
- a CDS encoding EcsC family protein, with protein MKTPYEERKHREALSWAKGLEKRGPIIQRKSKRIQTTINNWVPERVHKVVSGSVKQMIELSLTSSHYIYPIEVGEGWTLKEREEQVGARLKYYKRTAALEGAGTGAGGIALGLADFPLLLSIKMKFLFDTARLYGFSVERYEERMFVLHVFMLAFSSDEKREEILHRVLNWEDEKETIKEVDWKTLQLEYRDSIDFVKMLQLVPGFGAVVGAWANTKLMEQLAETAQNAYRLRLMGY; from the coding sequence ATGAAAACACCTTATGAGGAACGAAAGCATCGGGAAGCCCTCAGCTGGGCCAAAGGATTGGAGAAGCGTGGGCCAATTATTCAGAGGAAATCAAAGCGGATTCAGACAACGATTAATAACTGGGTGCCAGAGCGTGTCCATAAAGTTGTCTCTGGAAGCGTGAAGCAAATGATTGAACTTTCGTTAACAAGCTCTCACTATATTTATCCGATTGAAGTGGGTGAAGGATGGACGCTGAAAGAGCGCGAGGAGCAAGTGGGAGCGAGGTTGAAATATTACAAGCGGACTGCTGCTTTAGAAGGGGCTGGGACTGGGGCTGGAGGTATTGCGCTTGGTCTTGCGGATTTTCCGCTCTTACTTAGCATAAAGATGAAATTCTTGTTTGATACAGCAAGGCTATACGGGTTTTCTGTTGAGAGGTATGAAGAGAGGATGTTTGTGCTCCATGTGTTCATGCTTGCATTCTCAAGTGATGAGAAGCGTGAAGAAATTCTTCATCGCGTGTTGAACTGGGAAGATGAGAAGGAAACGATCAAAGAGGTGGATTGGAAAACGTTGCAACTGGAGTACCGGGATTCGATTGATTTTGTTAAAATGCTTCAGCTTGTCCCTGGATTTGGAGCGGTTGTGGGAGCCTGGGCTAATACAAAGCTAATGGAACAATTAGCGGAGACAGCACAAAATGCGTACCGTCTCCGTTTAATGGGTTACTGA
- a CDS encoding M20 family metallopeptidase — protein sequence MDLQKILQDIDAYSDEMVDIRRYLHQHPELSFEETETSKYIANFYKELDIPHQTSVGGNGILATLEGGKPGKTVALRADFDALPIQDQKDVPYKSTVPGVMHACGHDGHTASLLCLAKALKPHQEDIPGTIVFLHQHAEEKPPGGAKGMVEAGALEGVDAVFGTHLWSNTPVGTIETAPEAFFAGADAFEITIQGQGGHGAQPHQTKDSIVIGSELVTSLQQIVSRKLDPLKSAVVTVGTFEAGTTFNIIADTATLKGTVRTFSPDVQELIIKEMENHVKGVCTSHEASYEFNYMKGYPPVVNHPEEAAMVIEGASNTPGVEKAQYVEPVMTGEDFSYYILERPGAFFFTGAQKEGHAYPHHHPKFDIDERALPIAAKTLFQSFLAYQNNQ from the coding sequence ATGGATTTACAAAAAATCTTACAAGACATTGATGCCTATTCCGACGAAATGGTCGACATTCGTCGCTACTTGCACCAACACCCTGAACTATCATTTGAAGAAACAGAAACATCGAAGTATATCGCAAATTTTTATAAAGAATTAGACATTCCCCATCAAACAAGCGTTGGGGGAAATGGCATTTTGGCTACGTTAGAAGGAGGCAAACCTGGTAAGACGGTTGCCCTTCGAGCGGATTTTGATGCCCTTCCAATCCAAGACCAAAAAGACGTTCCTTATAAATCCACTGTCCCAGGCGTTATGCATGCGTGTGGCCATGATGGTCATACAGCTTCTTTATTGTGCCTCGCCAAAGCACTAAAGCCGCATCAAGAAGACATACCAGGAACCATCGTCTTCTTACACCAGCACGCGGAGGAGAAGCCTCCTGGTGGTGCTAAAGGGATGGTCGAAGCAGGTGCGCTTGAAGGCGTTGATGCTGTATTTGGAACGCACTTATGGAGCAATACACCAGTTGGAACCATTGAAACAGCTCCAGAAGCCTTCTTTGCGGGAGCCGATGCCTTTGAAATTACGATTCAAGGTCAAGGGGGCCATGGTGCACAGCCTCATCAAACGAAGGATTCGATTGTAATCGGTTCTGAGCTTGTCACATCCCTTCAGCAAATTGTAAGCCGCAAACTCGATCCGTTAAAATCAGCCGTTGTCACAGTTGGCACGTTTGAAGCCGGCACGACGTTCAATATCATTGCGGATACAGCAACCTTAAAGGGGACGGTTCGCACGTTTAGCCCAGATGTCCAAGAGCTCATCATCAAAGAAATGGAGAATCATGTGAAAGGGGTCTGCACCTCACATGAAGCAAGTTATGAGTTCAATTATATGAAAGGGTACCCACCTGTCGTGAATCATCCTGAGGAAGCTGCTATGGTAATCGAAGGAGCATCAAACACACCTGGTGTTGAGAAGGCCCAGTATGTTGAACCTGTGATGACGGGCGAGGATTTCTCTTACTATATATTAGAACGTCCCGGCGCCTTCTTCTTTACAGGCGCACAAAAAGAAGGCCACGCCTATCCTCACCACCATCCAAAATTTGATATTGATGAGCGTGCCCTTCCGATTGCTGCGAAAACACTTTTCCAATCATTCCTTGCTTATCAGAATAATCAGTAA